Proteins co-encoded in one Capsicum annuum cultivar UCD-10X-F1 chromosome 9, UCD10Xv1.1, whole genome shotgun sequence genomic window:
- the LOC107840988 gene encoding putative F-box/LRR-repeat protein At5g02930, whose product MKEQRVDETEDQISKLPDPISHHFMGLLLAKDAAQISTLSKTLYAAWSSLPYLNFGDRFFYREVHGRWILSEKIQELVHIVDQTLANRKKHKISVQKFWLKVPSSYRMSSSYVRNWIKILVTSNIKELILKVGESDSSFDSLPEELFVVEGLNVLNLRGFKLGLPPDHGIKFSSLRKLRLTDTYLDEQLIQALCASCVCLEKLRLSCCRGLASLRIAASLQKLKTVWLRCLPELQIVDIAAPNVENLYIESQLWNLQVVKITCCKSLQTLYIVDVDVTDGWLEDLLVNQPNLECLSLSGCLKLQKIKISSDRLKYLALSWCLELINVVLETPTLTRFRYKCDENLPTLKLMKSSVFLVLKLEFSLTNILDSHWYSMLMKFLGNFKQSKAIKLDCCDRDGIVIPKDTRENMVPPLYVANATWYIKFNTFGDCSLVDILDSLLWISPQLDTLILVQESNLNTTLKFIDEDASAEGEKFLWRHKLKKVRMANFTCMEQQELRNYLFTNEDYIGEEASIV is encoded by the coding sequence ATGAAAGAGCAAAGAGTTGATGAAACGGAGGATCAAATATCCAAATTACCGGACCCAATTTCGCATCATTTTATGGGTCTACTCCTTGCGAAAGATGCTGCACAAATAAGTACTTTGTCCAAGACATTGTATGCTGCTTGGAGTTCCCTCCCCTACTTAAACTTTGGCGATAGATTCTTCTATCGTGAAGTGCATGGCCGCTGGATACTTTCAGAAAAAATACAAGAGCTTGTGCATATTGTTGATCAAACTCTAGCCAATCGGAAGAAGCACAAAATTTCTGTCCAAAAGTTCTGGCTAAAAGTACCATCCAGTTACCGGATGAGCTCATCTTATGTTCGTAATTGGATTAAAATCCTGGTGACAAGTAATATCAAGGAGTTGATTTTAAAAGTAGGTGAGTCAGATAGTAGTTTCGATAGCTTGCCTGAAGAACTCTTTGTTGTTGAGGGATTAAATGTTCTTAATTTACGCGGATTTAAGCTTGGATTGCCTCCTGATCATGGTATAAAGTTTTCATCTTTGAGAAAGTTAAGACTCACTGATACATATTTGGATGAGCAACTCATTCAAGCTTTATGTGCAAGCTGCGtttgtttagagaagttaaggtTATCCTGTTGTCGCGGACTAGCCAGCTTACGAATTGCGGCAAGTTTGCAAAAACTGAAGACGGTTTGGCTACGTTGTCTTCCTGAACTCCAGATAGTTGATATTGCCGCACCAAATGTTGAAAATCTCTACATTGAAAGTCAACTATGGAATCTACAAGTAGTTAAAATAACTTGTTGCAAATCCTTGCAAACTTTATACATCGTTGATGTGGATGTCACTGACGGATGGCTAGAAGATCTTCTTGTCAATCAACCCAATCTTGAGTGCTTGTCCTTATCAGGTTGTTTAAAGTTGCAGAAAATCAAGATCTCAAGTGACCGGCTGAAGTATCTTGCATTATCGTGGTGCTTAGAATTGATTAATGTTGTACTGGAAACTCCTACTTTAACACGCTTCAGATATAAGTGTGATGAAAATTTGCCAACCCTCAAGCTTATGAAATCTTCGGTTTTTCTAGTACTTAAACTCGAATTCTCCCTGACAAATATACTTGATAGTCATTGGTATTCTATGCTCATGAAATTTCTCGGAAACTTCAAGCAGTCAAAGGCTATTAAGTTAGATTGCTGCGACAGGGATGGGATAGTGATACCAAAAGACACGAGAGAAAACATGGTTCCTCCACTCTATGTTGCTAATGCTACCTGGTACATTAAATTTAATACTTTCGGGGATTGCTCACTCGTGGACATTCTTGATAGTTTGCTTTGGATTTCTCCTCAACTCGACACCCTGATTCTTGTTCAGGAGTCGAACTTAAATACTACCTTGAAGTTTATAGATGAAGATGCATCAGCTGAAGGTGAGAAATTTCTTTGGAGACATAAGTTAAAGAAAGTAAGAATGGCAAACTTTACATGTATGGAGCAACAAGAGTTGAGAAATTATCTTTTCACAAATGAAGATTATATCGGAGAAGAGGCGTCCATTGTCTAA
- the LOC124887203 gene encoding G-type lectin S-receptor-like serine/threonine-protein kinase LECRK2 yields MAFHCMFLLAIFLVFPLSTIAQSYKNVSLGSTLTTSDVTKFWPSPSGDFAFGFQRIRNGSSGFLLAIWFNKLEGKTIVWSANRNNIASEGSKVELSIDGRLVLTDPNGQEIWARDTASAGPVYGAMLDTGNFVLATSSSGILWQSFDEPTDTILPGQVLNQRSRFVSSFSRTNASSGRFELFLDGDLALYTIKYPIVYWSTTTGGSGNQVSFNQSGIYLHAANGTLLTLISSSNETNSTSSQFYQRAILESDGVFRHYAYPKRSSSGRPMV; encoded by the coding sequence ATGGCTTTCCATTGTATGTTTCTACTTGCAATTTTTTTAGTGTTTCCACTTTCAACAATTGCTCAATCTTACAAAAATGTTAGTTTGGGTTCAACACTCACTACAAGTGATGTTACTAAATTTTGGCCATCCCCATCTGGAGATTTTGCATTTGGCTTTCAAAGAATTCGAAATGGATCATCAGGATTTTTACTAGCCATTTGGTTCAACAAACTTGAAGGAAAGACGATAGTTTGGTCAGCCAATAGAAATAACATCGCTTCGGAGGGATCCAAAGTTGAGCTTTCTATAGATGGAAGACTAGTGCTAACTGATCCAAATGGTCAGGAAATATGGGCACGTGATACGGCTAGTGCTGGACCGGTCTATGGAGCCATGCTCGACACCGGTAACTTTGTGTTAGCAACCAGTAGTTCAGGCATTCTATGGCAGAGTTTTGATGAGCCAACTGATACAATTTTGCCTGGACAAGTACTTAATCAAAGATCCAGGTTTGTCTCGAGCTTCTCTAGAACGAATGCATCGAGTGGAAGATTTGAGTTGTTCCTGGATGGAGATCTGGCACTTTATACAATCAAGTACCCGATTGTATATTGGTCAACCACGACTGGTGGCAGTGGTAACCAGGTGAGCTTCAATCAATCAGGCATTTATCTTCACGCAGCGAATGGAACTCTGCTGACATTGATATCTTCTTCCAATGAGACGAACTCAACATCAAGCCAGTTTTATCAGCGAGCGATTCTTGAATCTGATGGAGTTTTTAGACACTATGCCTATCCAAAAAGATCTTCTAGTGGGAGGCCGATGGTGTGA
- the LOC107841117 gene encoding G-type lectin S-receptor-like serine/threonine-protein kinase LECRK2, producing MGTDRRPRCDCPIKYILNDPKDKLGSCSRNFPEQVCKDESRGVEVFTMHEMLHTNWIGSDYEYYGDVTEDWCKQNCLSDCYCVAAVHHPRKECWKKRNPLLNGRTDPTEVSKTLLKITKDNSIVGPTTTTTTTTATPRSQAGEKRKNQSSLIISVSYVFKFKGKYPKKLSAYQAVPGVNIRSFSYNELEEATNGFEEQLGTGAFSTGYKAVLNDDDGKIVAVMKLHKTVTEGEQGFLAEVNSIRRTNHKNLVQLLGFCNEGQHRLLVYEHMETGSLADLLFKDSRLSWSQRVQVAIDTAKGLCYLHEECSTQIIHCDIMPQNVLLDEGLTAKIADYGIAKLLRKDQTRTTTKIRGTRGYVAPEWFRNMPITVKVDVYSFGILLLELICCRKSYKQDVANENEMILAEWACDCYRRKELHLLAGDDEEAVEDIEMFKKLLMVAIWCIQENPALRPSMKKVMLTLEGSVEVSIPPDPFSFICSV from the exons ATGGGAACTGACCGAAGGCCAAGATGTGATTGTCCAATCAAGTATATATTAAATGATCCGAAGGACAAATTAGGCAGCTGCAGCCGCAATTTCCCTGAGCAAGTTTGTAAGGATGAATCTCGCGGTGTTGAGGTTTTCACAATGCACGAAATGCTCCACACTAACTGGATTGGTAGTGATTATGAGTATTACGGAGATGTTACTGAGGATTGGTGCAAACAGAATTGTTTGAGTGATTGTTATTGCGTTGCTGCTGTTCACCATCCAAGAAAAGAATGTTGGAAGAAAAGGAATCCGCTTTTAAACGGGAGAACAGATCCAACAGAAGTATCAAAAACGCTTTTGAAAATAACGAAAGACAACTCCATAGTaggaccaacaacaacaacaacaactactactGCTACGCCTCGGTCTCAAGCTggtgaaaagagaaaaaatcaatcTAGTCTAATCATTTCTGTTTCT TATGTTTTTAAGTTtaaagggaaatatccaaagAAGCTTTCAGCATATCAAGCTGTTCCAGGAGTGAACATAAGAAGTTTTAGCTACAATGAGCTAGAAGAAGCTACAAACGGATTCGAGGAACAGTTAGGAACCGGTGCCTTCTCAACAGGTTACAAAGCGGTTCTTAACGATGACGATGGGAAAATAGTTGCTGTCATGAAACTACACAAGACGGTAACAGAAGGAGAACAAGGATTCCTAGCTGAAGTAAATTCAATCAGAAGGACTAATCACAAGAACTTGGTCCAACTCCTCGGGTTCTGTAATGAAGGCCAACACCGGCTTTTGGTGTATGAACACATGGAAACTGGCTCATTAGCAGACTTGCTATTCAAAGATTCTAGGCTTAGTTGGTCGCAGAGGGTACAAGTTGCGATAGACACCGCTAAAGGGCTTTGCTATTTGCATGAAGAGTGTAGCACCCAAATTATACATTGTGATATCATGCCCCAAAATGTGCTTTTAGATGAAGGTTTGACAGCAAAAATAGCAGATTACGGAATAGCCAAGCTTTTGAGGAAAGATCAGACTCGAACAACCACTAAGATACGTGGGACAAGAGGGTATGTAGCCCCAGAGTGGTTCAGGAATATGCCTATAACCGTCAAAGTGGACGTGTACAGCTTTGGAATCTTGCTTTTAGAGCTGATTTGCTGCAGAAAAAGTTACAAGCAAGATGTGGCGAATGAGAATGAAATGATACTCGCGGAGTGGGCTTGTGATTGCTACAGGAGAAAGGAGTTGCATTTACTCGCGGGTGATGATGAAGAGGCTGTAGAAGATATCGAGATGTTCAAGAAGTTGTTGATGGTTGCTATTTGGTGCATTCAAGAAAATCCAGCATTGAGGCCTAGCATGAAGAAAGTCATGCTAACACTTGAAGGTTCTGTTGAAGTCTCAATCCCTCCAGACCCATTTTCCTTTATCTGTTCTGTTTAG